A part of Dreissena polymorpha isolate Duluth1 chromosome 13, UMN_Dpol_1.0, whole genome shotgun sequence genomic DNA contains:
- the LOC127854783 gene encoding cilia- and flagella-associated protein 74-like — translation MATFQAIMDEVLEKHRAGIVIKQVAAGREFKGCPFYSKPDVIHFKDFDVGKTYKKKVTLTNVSYTVNYCKYIDITERLKDFINIQ, via the exons ATGGCAACATTTCAGGCTATCATGGATGAAGTGCTGGAGAAACATAGGGCCGGGATTGTAATCAAGCAGGTTGCAGCAGGCAGAGAGTTCAAGGGCTGTCCCTTCTACAGCAAGCCTGATGTCATACACTTTAAG GACTTTGATGTGGGTAAAACGTATAAGAAGAAGGTGACGCTGACCAATGTGTCATACACTGTCAACTATTGCAAGTACATAGACATCACTGAGCGACTCAAAGACttcatcaacattcagtaa